A portion of the Calliphora vicina chromosome 5, idCalVici1.1, whole genome shotgun sequence genome contains these proteins:
- the LOC135961701 gene encoding barrier-to-autointegration factor-like, with protein MASTSKKHRDFVSDPMGDKPVTDLAGIGTNLGARLNEAGFNKANAVLGQYLVLQRNEYRFTEWIQTTCNANSKQAKDCFNCLNEWCDQFL; from the exons ATGGCGAGCACTTCAAAAAAGCATAGAGATTTCGTCTCCGATCCTATGGGTGATAAACCTGTCACAGATCTGGCGGGAATAGGAACGAATTTGGGTGCTCGTTTAAATGAAGCTGGCTTCAATAAA GCAAATGCTGTTCTCGGTCAATATTTAGTGTTACAGAGAAACGAATATCGTTTTACGGAATGGATTCAAACTACCTGTAATGCCAATTCTAAACAAGCTAAGGATTGCTTCAACTGCCTCAATGAATGGTGTGATCAGTTCTTGTAA